Proteins from a genomic interval of Danio rerio strain Tuebingen ecotype United States chromosome 4, GRCz12tu, whole genome shotgun sequence:
- the LOC137490093 gene encoding uncharacterized protein isoform X2 yields MAFIKEESEDVKIEEAFRVKQEDPQEQTDLIEENEESKEEEHHVKIEEKTHLQIDGILERRHKNCFICTQCGKSFGREGNLKIHMMIHTGEKPFTCTQCGKSFSQLSALNQHMRIHTGEKPFTCTQCEKSFSQLSALNRHMKIHTGEKPFTCTQCGKSFKCLSYLTEHMRIHSGEKPFICTKCGKSFSQSSHLNHHMRVHTGEKPFTCTQCGKSFSQSSNLNKHMRVHTGEKPFTCTQCGKSFSQSLSLNHHMRVHTGEKPFTCTQCGKSFNCSSHLNQHMRIHTGEKPFTCTQCGRSFSQSSSRNLHMISHTGEKPFTCTQCGKSFTCSSYLNRHMRVHTGKKHSHALSVGRVSANHYTLVNT; encoded by the exons atggcgtttattaaagaggagagtgaagatgtgaagattgaagaagcattcagagtcaaacaggaagatccacaggaacaaacag acctaattgaagagaatgaggaaagtaaagaggaggaacatcatgtcaaaattgaggaaaaaactcatttacagattGATGGTATTTTGGAAAGGAGACACAAGAATTGTTTcatctgcactcagtgtggaaagagttttggaagagaaggcaatcttaagattcacatgatgatccacactggagagaaaccattcacatgcactcagtgtgggaagagtttcagccaattatcagcacttaatcaacacatgaggatccatactggagagaaaccattcacatgcactcaatgtgaaaagagtttcagccaattatcAGCCCTTAATCgccacatgaagatccacactggagagaaaccattcacatgcactcaatgtgggaagagttttaaatGTTTGTCATACCTTActgaacacatgaggatccactctggagaaaaaccattcataTGCActaagtgtgggaagagtttcagccaatcatcacaccttaatcaccatatgagggtccacactggagagaaaccattcacatgcactcagtgtgggaagagtttcagccaatcatcaaaccttaataaacacatgagggtccacactggagagaaaccattcacatgcactcagtgtgggaagagtttcagccaatcattatcccttaatcaccacatgagggtccacactggagagaaaccattcacgtgcactcagtgtgggaagagttttaactgctcatcacaccttaatcaacacatgagaatccacactggagagaaaccattcacttgcactcagtgtgggaggagtttcagtCAATCCTCATCTCGTAATCTGCACATGAtaagccacactggagagaaaccattcacatgcactcagtgtgggaaaagttttacctgctcatcataccttaatcgacacatgagggtccacactggaaaaaaacattcacatgcacttagtgtgggaagagtttcagccaatcattaCACTTTAGTCAACACAtga
- the LOC137490093 gene encoding uncharacterized protein isoform X1, translated as MLHDIPAVEIEDKVSKHRGKLLLKRLTLTLIKMAFIKEESEDVKIEEAFRVKQEDPQEQTDLIEENEESKEEEHHVKIEEKTHLQIDGILERRHKNCFICTQCGKSFGREGNLKIHMMIHTGEKPFTCTQCGKSFSQLSALNQHMRIHTGEKPFTCTQCEKSFSQLSALNRHMKIHTGEKPFTCTQCGKSFKCLSYLTEHMRIHSGEKPFICTKCGKSFSQSSHLNHHMRVHTGEKPFTCTQCGKSFSQSSNLNKHMRVHTGEKPFTCTQCGKSFSQSLSLNHHMRVHTGEKPFTCTQCGKSFNCSSHLNQHMRIHTGEKPFTCTQCGRSFSQSSSRNLHMISHTGEKPFTCTQCGKSFTCSSYLNRHMRVHTGKKHSHALSVGRVSANHYTLVNT; from the exons ATGCTACATGATATACCTGCTGTtgagatagag gataaagtgtccaaacacagaggaaaactcctgctgaagcgactgaccTTAACacttataaagatggcgtttattaaagaggagagtgaagatgtgaagattgaagaagcattcagagtcaaacaggaagatccacaggaacaaacag acctaattgaagagaatgaggaaagtaaagaggaggaacatcatgtcaaaattgaggaaaaaactcatttacagattGATGGTATTTTGGAAAGGAGACACAAGAATTGTTTcatctgcactcagtgtggaaagagttttggaagagaaggcaatcttaagattcacatgatgatccacactggagagaaaccattcacatgcactcagtgtgggaagagtttcagccaattatcagcacttaatcaacacatgaggatccatactggagagaaaccattcacatgcactcaatgtgaaaagagtttcagccaattatcAGCCCTTAATCgccacatgaagatccacactggagagaaaccattcacatgcactcaatgtgggaagagttttaaatGTTTGTCATACCTTActgaacacatgaggatccactctggagaaaaaccattcataTGCActaagtgtgggaagagtttcagccaatcatcacaccttaatcaccatatgagggtccacactggagagaaaccattcacatgcactcagtgtgggaagagtttcagccaatcatcaaaccttaataaacacatgagggtccacactggagagaaaccattcacatgcactcagtgtgggaagagtttcagccaatcattatcccttaatcaccacatgagggtccacactggagagaaaccattcacgtgcactcagtgtgggaagagttttaactgctcatcacaccttaatcaacacatgagaatccacactggagagaaaccattcacttgcactcagtgtgggaggagtttcagtCAATCCTCATCTCGTAATCTGCACATGAtaagccacactggagagaaaccattcacatgcactcagtgtgggaaaagttttacctgctcatcataccttaatcgacacatgagggtccacactggaaaaaaacattcacatgcacttagtgtgggaagagtttcagccaatcattaCACTTTAGTCAACACAtga